Sequence from the Salinicoccus sp. Bachu38 genome:
TCCACCCTGAGCATCTCCTCTTCACGGTCGAAGGAAGTCTGGAAATCACTCCGTTTTTCATTGAGCTTCTCTATGATTCTATTTTTAAGCTGGAAAATATTCATGAAATTGCCTCCAGTTCTATTCTTTCGCACCAATTCTTAGCTTCTGATCTCCGTCCTTGATCAGTCCTGCGCGTTTCAGCAAAGTATAGAATAACAGAGTTACCAGGGCAGGTAAAACGATTTGGAACACGAGGATGAGCAGCCATACCTCCAGGGAAGGCCCCATCGTCTCTATCGTCATGATCTGCCCGACCAGGCCGCTGGTGCCCATTCCGGCCCCGGCAGCATTGTTTTCCATCGGGAAGAAAACCGTCATTACAGGAGCGATGACAGCACTTGCCAGAACAGGGGGCAGGATGACAAACGGATTCAATAGTACATTCGGCACCTGCAGCATGGATGTGCCGATTCCGATGGATATCAGTCCTGAAAACCCATTATCCCTATACCCGGTCACAGCCAATCCTACCATATGGCAACAGCACCCGATGACCGCAGCTCCCGCGGCAAGGCCGCTCAGGTCGAGCATCAGTGCAAGCGCTGCGCTGGAGAGCGGCGCAGTCAATGTAATTCCGAAGATGACTGCCACGAGCATCCCCATTATGAAAGGCCTCTGCTCGGTGGCAAACACGATCACTTCGCCCATGCTCGTCATGAAGTCACCGATTACAGGGCCGATGAACCGGGCAACGAGGTAGCCCAGTACAATCGTCAGGAATGGCGTCACAATGATGTCGATCTTCGTTCTTCCTGCGTACAGGCGGGCGACTTCAATTGCGATGATGCTTGCGATATAGCTGCCTGCCGCACCCCCCATATCATAGGCGGCATAACTCACGACGACCACTGAAAATATCACAAGTGGCGAAGCCTTCAGACCATAGGCGATGGCGGCACCAATTGCGGCACCAGTCATGCCCATCGCCACTGCACCAATCTCCTTGAGGCTTTCAAGATAAGGGACATAAGTCCCGATCGTATCGATGATCAGCCCGATGATGAGTGAAGAAAACAGACCGAGTGCCATGAAACTCATGCCATCAATGAACCATCTTCTCAGGAGGCTTCTCATCAGCGGCCCCTCAACTGCTCGACTCTGTCATCATCGATGCCCCTGACGAGCTCCGTCAGCATCTTCTTCGCATGGAGATAGTCGTTCGAATTGATGATGGAGTGGCTGGTATGGATATAGCGGGCCACGATTCCCACAACGGCACTGACTACGCCTTCATTGGAGACGTGGATGCTGCCTGCATCCGTGCCGCCCGGAGACTGGTAATACTGGAACTTGATGTCATGGCTGTCGGCCGTCTCAAGCATATAGTCGCGCATCGGCTTGGACAGGATCATCGTCCGGTCCATGATGCGGACCAGTGTTCCTTCTCCGATCCTGCCCATGTCATCCTTCTTGCCCAGCATGTCGTTCGCCGGAGAACAGTCAACTGCAAATGCCACATCCGGCTTTATCAGGTTGGAACTCACTTTTGCGCCTCTGAGGCCCACTTCCTCCTGGACATTGGCACCGACATAGAGGTCGCATTCGAGGTCGACATCAGCCAGCGCCTCCAGCGTCTCTATGGCGATCAGACAGCCATAGCGGTTGTCCCACGCTTTCGCCAGCAGCTTGTTCTCCTGCTCCATCACTTCGAAATCGACATCAGGCACTATGGAGTCACCCGGACGGATGCCCATGGACTCCAGCTCTTCCCTGCTGTCTGCACCGACATCAAGAAGCATATCATCAAGTTCAACGGTCTTGCTCTTGCCATCACCTTTTCTGAAGTGCACGGGAACACTGCCAATGATGCCGGTGATCCGCCTGTCTTCGGAAGTTCTGACTTTGAATTTCTGGCTCAGCAGGACATCGTTCGACCAGCCGCCGAGGGGGGTGAACTTGATCATTCCATTTTCCGTCAACTGCGTGACCATGAAGCCGACTTCATCCATATGACCGGCAATCATGACTTTCGGGGCATTTTCGGTCTTCGATTTCTTGAGCGCAAAAATGCCTCCAAGTCCGTCCTGCAGGATTTCATCCGCAAAAGGCTCCATCTCTTGCCTCATATAGTCGCGGACCTGGTCCTCAAAACCGGGAGCCCCATGAAGCTCCGTCAATGCTTTCATCCTTTCAAGTGTCCTGTTTTCAATTTTCATTCGAATCCTCCTTTTTGTAATCCTCCGATTGATAAATATGTTAAACTTATGGCGATAAGGAGGTCATATACATGCTATCCAAAACCGCCAGGCTACTGCTCTTCGCTTCAGTCATCCTATTGCCGGTGTGCATCTGGATCAGATTGAACAGGCATATCCACCCCCAGACGGTCATCGACCGGCTGCACAGACAGTATGGAGACATCTCATTCGTATCGATTGACTATCATTCCAACAAAAACAAGTTCCTCGGAATCGACCGCGAGGTCTTTACAGGCCGCTTCCACGCACTGACCGGTGATGGAAAGAAACGCTATCAATTCACCGCCGATGCATATACGGGAGAAATCATGGAAGCTACTGAACTGTAGATTTCGTGATTTTTTTGAATGTGCGGTGTATCCTTTCCAGACCGTCTTCAATCCTGTGTCGGCTCGAGGCGACATTGAACCGGAAATGCTGGTTATTTTTCACATCATATATGTGCCCAGGCGACACCGCAATGCCACCGATATCAATCAGTGCCTTGTGCACTTCCTCGTCTTCCAGGCCACTCTTTTCAAAGCTGATCCATGCCAGGTAGGTCGCGTCCGGCTTTTTGAAATCCAGCCATTCGGACATGTGGGCAGCGATGTAGGCTTCGACCAGCTGCATGTTCTGCTCGATGTGCCTGTTCAACTCATCCACCCATGGCCCGCATTCCGTATATGCTGCATGTATCGCTTCCAGCGCCAGGCTGTTCGCAGCACCCATACCATACTTTGAGGCGATGTTGCGGCCGATTTTAAGGCGCAGGTGCCTGTTTCTCGTAATGAAATAGGAATGCGGGATGCTGGCAAGGTTGAAAGTCTTTCCAAGACCTGTAGTCACCAGAATCGGATCCCCTGCCTCCATCAGCTCCACCATCGAAACGAACTGCTCTTTAGGCCGTGTGAAATCCATATGGATCTCGTCACTGATGAGAAAGACACCCGTCCTGAGGCAGATGTCACGGATCTTCGCCAGTTCGTCGCGCGTCCACACCTTCCCTGTCGGATTGTGCGGGCTGCAGTGGATGTAGGCCTTCACATCTTCCCTTCTGCACAGCTTTTCAAAATGATCGAAGTCAAACTCATAGGTGCCCTGATTTCTAATCAGGGGGCAGTCGACGATCTCCCTGCCATTCCCTTTCAACATCCCAATGAATGCATTATAGGATGGCATGGTGAGGATGATGCCATCCCCTTCTTCGGAAAATTGTCTGACCACTTCACCGATTGTAAACATCACAGAGGGTGCATAGTGGATCTCCTCATCCTCCAGGGTGATGCCAAACCTCTGGTGCCACCAGCCTTTCACCGCTCCATGGAACTTCGGGTTCTGCCACTTCGTATAGCCGAATATGCCATTGTCGATACGTTTCTTCATTGCCTCTGCGACTGCTTCCGGTGTTTCGATGTCCATGTCTGCAATCCAGAATGGTTCCAATCCGCCCGTACCAAAGAGTTTTTCCGTCCCTTCGTACTGGACGCTGTATGTACCTTTCCTTGTCGTCTGCCTATTGAAGTCAAAACTGCTCAAGAAATCTCCTCCAAACTGACCAGAATTTATATTGTCCAACTATATTTTATCATTCTTTCCTGAGGAAATACACGGCATAAAAAAAGCACCTTCAGAAAGATGCTTTGAGTCTGTATATTTTATTTCCCTTGGCTGAAAACTTGTCTTCATATTCCGTCCGTATATTGTCCTCCGGCTCGTCTGCATGAAGATCGAGCTTCACTTCATGGAAGACCATGCCGAAATTGTTCAGGCTCTCGAGGCTGTATTCAAACAGCCCCCTGTTATCCGTCTTGAACTGGATGAGGCCATCTTCAGCCAGGATGGAGCGGTACTTCGAAAGGAATGCCCCGTGGGTCAGACGACGTTTTTCATGCCGGTTCTTCGGCCATGGATCGGAAAAATTGAGATAGATCCGGTCCACTTCATCCTTCTGGAAATACATATCCATTTCACTTGCATCAAGCAGCAGAAGTCTGACATTTTCAAGCCCGGCCTCCAGAACCTTTTCCACCACACGTATCATGACATTCTTGTCCAGCTCTATGCCGACATAATTGATGTGCGGATTGCGGGCTGCCAGTTCCGTTATGAATGTGCCCATTCCTGTTCCGACCTCTATATGAAGCGGTTTGTTGTCGGGAAAGAAGTCGCCGACCTTCCCGGAATAGCTGCCGTCCGTATCCACAATATTGCTGTTCTCATTCAGAAATTCCATTGCCCAGGGCTTATTGCGCATTCTCATTTAAGTTTCCCACCTGTTACTCATATCACTCGAATATTTAATATCATATAAAACGGTCTCTCTGTATTACTTTGTTGAGGAAGATGATCCAATCATTCATATCCTTGAAACGCTTATGGTCTTCATA
This genomic interval carries:
- a CDS encoding M42 family metallopeptidase, giving the protein MKIENRTLERMKALTELHGAPGFEDQVRDYMRQEMEPFADEILQDGLGGIFALKKSKTENAPKVMIAGHMDEVGFMVTQLTENGMIKFTPLGGWSNDVLLSQKFKVRTSEDRRITGIIGSVPVHFRKGDGKSKTVELDDMLLDVGADSREELESMGIRPGDSIVPDVDFEVMEQENKLLAKAWDNRYGCLIAIETLEALADVDLECDLYVGANVQEEVGLRGAKVSSNLIKPDVAFAVDCSPANDMLGKKDDMGRIGEGTLVRIMDRTMILSKPMRDYMLETADSHDIKFQYYQSPGGTDAGSIHVSNEGVVSAVVGIVARYIHTSHSIINSNDYLHAKKMLTELVRGIDDDRVEQLRGR
- the trmB gene encoding tRNA (guanosine(46)-N7)-methyltransferase TrmB, whose amino-acid sequence is MRMRNKPWAMEFLNENSNIVDTDGSYSGKVGDFFPDNKPLHIEVGTGMGTFITELAARNPHINYVGIELDKNVMIRVVEKVLEAGLENVRLLLLDASEMDMYFQKDEVDRIYLNFSDPWPKNRHEKRRLTHGAFLSKYRSILAEDGLIQFKTDNRGLFEYSLESLNNFGMVFHEVKLDLHADEPEDNIRTEYEDKFSAKGNKIYRLKASF
- a CDS encoding PTS transporter subunit IIC, translated to MRSLLRRWFIDGMSFMALGLFSSLIIGLIIDTIGTYVPYLESLKEIGAVAMGMTGAAIGAAIAYGLKASPLVIFSVVVVSYAAYDMGGAAGSYIASIIAIEVARLYAGRTKIDIIVTPFLTIVLGYLVARFIGPVIGDFMTSMGEVIVFATEQRPFIMGMLVAVIFGITLTAPLSSAALALMLDLSGLAAGAAVIGCCCHMVGLAVTGYRDNGFSGLISIGIGTSMLQVPNVLLNPFVILPPVLASAVIAPVMTVFFPMENNAAGAGMGTSGLVGQIMTIETMGPSLEVWLLILVFQIVLPALVTLLFYTLLKRAGLIKDGDQKLRIGAKE
- a CDS encoding MalY/PatB family protein, with protein sequence MSSFDFNRQTTRKGTYSVQYEGTEKLFGTGGLEPFWIADMDIETPEAVAEAMKKRIDNGIFGYTKWQNPKFHGAVKGWWHQRFGITLEDEEIHYAPSVMFTIGEVVRQFSEEGDGIILTMPSYNAFIGMLKGNGREIVDCPLIRNQGTYEFDFDHFEKLCRREDVKAYIHCSPHNPTGKVWTRDELAKIRDICLRTGVFLISDEIHMDFTRPKEQFVSMVELMEAGDPILVTTGLGKTFNLASIPHSYFITRNRHLRLKIGRNIASKYGMGAANSLALEAIHAAYTECGPWVDELNRHIEQNMQLVEAYIAAHMSEWLDFKKPDATYLAWISFEKSGLEDEEVHKALIDIGGIAVSPGHIYDVKNNQHFRFNVASSRHRIEDGLERIHRTFKKITKSTVQ